From the genome of Acropora palmata chromosome 4, jaAcrPala1.3, whole genome shotgun sequence, one region includes:
- the LOC141879860 gene encoding adenosine receptor A1-like isoform X2: MSFATLERVTWIVLYSCLSLLTIIGNSLSIAVFLNSSRLRRMRTSILLMNLAVADLLVGAVVVPMYMVYLWPLGALAKNPAFASAHEAVDLLTGFASLFSLSFIGLERMFSVFWPHRHRVIGKLPYAGAVIFCWLLSSLQVLLHLLKEHKIIEFEVFFYFIMSALSFVLVVMLAAYIAVWYKVRARQKELQARHRRYSRLSMEHEQKLVLTLAIVTSVFFVTWLPFHFLNIAVFYCVPCRKKMALNLILAIKLLQYSNSFMNLIIYGFRFPEFRRTLCRVCGRHLRINPNQEQSNMIGRQSSLKTNNQSPLEIGDISKDFLANACGASSVGRVITVRRSNSNRTSLEKNENNNVSVCAF, translated from the coding sequence ATGTCTTTTGCGACCTTGGAGCGGGTCACGTGGATTGTCCTCTACAGTTGCCTTTCATTGCTCACTATCATTGGTAATTCACTTTCCATTGCCGTGTTCCTCAATAGTTCAAGGCTGAGACGCATGCGCACCAGCATACTTCTCATGAACTTGGCAGTAGCTGACCTGCTCGTGGGCGCGGTTGTTGTTCCAATGTACATGGTATACTTGTGGCCTCTAGGTGCATTGGCTAAGAACCCAGCATTTGCTTCCGCTCACGAAGCTGTTGATCTCCTAACTGGTTTTGCCTCTCTGTTCAGCCTTTCATTTATTGGCCTCGAACGAATGTTTTCAGTATTTTGGCCTCACCGACATCGTGTCATCGGAAAACTACCTTACGCTGGGGCGGTCATTTTCTGCTGGCTTCTCTCTTCACTACAGGTCTTACTGCATCTTTTAAAAGAACACAAAATCATCGAATTCGAGGTCTTTTTCTACTTCATCATGAGTGCACTTTCCTTTGTCCTCGTTGTGATGCTTGCAGCATACATTGCTGTCTGGTACAAAGTGCGGGCTCGTCAAAAAGAGCTGCAAGCTCGGCACCGAAGGTACAGTCGTCTGTCGATGGAACACGAACAGAAACTCGTCCTTACTCTCGCGATTGTGACCAGCGTGTTTTTCGTCACGTGGCTTCCTTTTCACTTCCTCAACATCGCAGTCTTTTATTGTGTTCCATGTCGAAAAAAAATGGCGCTGAATTTGATACTCGCCATCAAACTCCTCCAATACAGCAATTCCTTCATGAATCTGATCATATACGGCTTCCGATTTCCGGAGTTTCGGCGGACTCTGTGCCGGGTCTGTGGCAGACATTTGCGCATCAACCCAAATCAAGAGCAATCAAATATGATTGGACGCCAGAGTtcactgaaaacaaacaatcaaagtCCATTAGAAATAGGAGACATCAGCAAGGATTTCCTGGCGAATGCCTGTGGCGCTTCCAGCGTAGGTCGTGTGATTACAGTGAGGAGGTCAAATTCAAATAGGACATCATTAGAGAAGAACGAGAACAACAACGTCTCTGTATGCGCGTTTTGA
- the LOC141878316 gene encoding nicotinamidase-like isoform X2, translated as MDPFTEEQKREIKRQFSTCLKRIDEKSSTALWEYWLRPALDPVSALLIIDVQNDFISGSLGLKDCPAGEDGEEVVPVIQDLFSKELFSVVVYSLDWHPPDHCSFLDNVSLYPLHCSSPVTANKAKLFDTVVYDKIPVIDQVLWPRHCVMNSWGAELHKELRPPSESDIIIRKGSNPCVDCYSAFWDNGDCTQSSLFVDLLKLGVTDVYCCGLAFDVCVKHTALDAASQGFRTHVIVDACRGVTPEGIAKTKEDFAKNGIKLLQSKEVADAIRDKPQK; from the exons ATGGATCCATTTACAGAAGAACAGAAGAGAGAAATTAAGAGGCAATTTTCTACTTGTTTG AAAAGAATTGATGAGAAATCTTCTACAGCCCTGTGGGAATATTGGTTGCGGCCG gcTCTTGATCCTGTTTCAGCATTGCTTATAATTGATGTTCAAAATGACTTTATAAGTGGCTCATTGGGACTAAAAGACTGTCCAGCAGGAGAAGATGGTGAAGAAGTTGTTCCAGTGATACAAGATCTGTTTTCGAAAGAACTGTTCagtgttgttgtttattcttTGGATTGGCATCCTCCAGACCACTGTTCCTTTCTAGATAATGTCTCCTTGTACCCACTTCATTGCTCAAGTCCAGTTACCGCCAACAAAGCAAAGTTGTTTGACACTGTGGTGTATGACAAAATCCCAGTCATTGATCAAGTTCTATGGCCACGGCACTGTGTCATGAACAGCTGGGGAGCTGAGCTGCATAAAGAACTCAGA CCACCTTCAGAATCTGATATCATCATCAGAAAGGGTAGTAATCCTTGCGTAGATTGCTATTCTGCATTTTGGGACAATGGCGATTGCACTCAGTCATCCTTGTTTGTTGACCTGTTGAAGCTAGGTGTGACAGATGTGTATTGTTGTGGTTTGGCCTTTGACGTTTGTGTTAAGCACACGGCATTGGATGCAGCCAGTCAGGGATTTAGGACCCATGTTATAGTTGACGCGTGCAGAGGTGTAACTCCTGAAGGCAttgcaaagacaaaagaagaCTTTGCAAAGAATGGAATAAAGTTATTGCAATCAAAAGAG GTAGCAGATGCCATCAGGGACAAACCGCAAAAATGA
- the LOC141878318 gene encoding PRA1 family protein 3-like, whose protein sequence is MAVAFPPIRSLKDFLTDAQFSSPTFNDMDRMNNRIINNLIYYQSNYILTVIVIFLLVGFLHPKDLLIGAISLAVTLTVFGVAQSHKPQLAKIKRQYPLLVPVAVLGSAVLVVHALASILVFLWGFIMPLAVVMMHAATRKRNVKNKFANTVELFKEDVSPMTIILSKICNTEEGTEQERTNNSWR, encoded by the exons ATGGCGGTTGCGTTTCCACCAATCCGTTCTCTTAAAGACTTCCTCACAGATGCACAGTTTTCATCTCCGACATTCAATGATATGGACAGAATGAATAATAGGATAATAAACAATCTTATCTATTACCAGAGTAACTACATCCTAACTGTCATcgttattttccttttggttGG GTTCTTGCATCCAAAGGATTTGCTGATTGGTGCCATCTCACTTGCTGTGACGCTTACTGTGTTTGGTGTAGCGCAATCTCATAAGCCACAACTTGCAAAGATAAAGCGACAGTATCCCTTGTTGGTTCCCGTGGCTGTTTTAGGTTCTGCAGTGCTTGTTGTTCATGCTCTTGCATCtattcttgtttttctctgGGGATTCATAATGCCCTTGGCAG tTGTGATGATGCATGCAGCAACTCGCAAgagaaatgtcaaaaacaagTTTGCCAACACTGTGGAGCTCTTCAAGGAAGATGTAAGCCCTATGACTATCATTCTGTCAAAGATTTGCAACACTGAGGAAGGCACTGAGCAAGAAAGGACCAACAACAGCTGGAGATGA
- the LOC141878316 gene encoding nicotinamidase-like isoform X1, protein MALESVSHFFDKYRQRGKVGEQILQSVKQSISGSFTKSSLGDYSKYLEVPDDEFDNWLNLLTAQEEMDPFTEEQKREIKRQFSTCLKRIDEKSSTALWEYWLRPALDPVSALLIIDVQNDFISGSLGLKDCPAGEDGEEVVPVIQDLFSKELFSVVVYSLDWHPPDHCSFLDNVSLYPLHCSSPVTANKAKLFDTVVYDKIPVIDQVLWPRHCVMNSWGAELHKELRPPSESDIIIRKGSNPCVDCYSAFWDNGDCTQSSLFVDLLKLGVTDVYCCGLAFDVCVKHTALDAASQGFRTHVIVDACRGVTPEGIAKTKEDFAKNGIKLLQSKEVADAIRDKPQK, encoded by the exons ATGGCGCTTGAAAGTGTGAGCCATTTTTTTGATAAATATAGACAAAGGGGAAAGGTTGGAGAGCAGATATTGCAGTCAGTCAAGCAGAGCATATCGGGTTCTTTCACTAAATCATCACTAG GGGATTATTCCAAGTATTTGGAAGTGCCTGATGATGAATTTGATAACTGGCTAAACCTGCTAACTGCACAAGAAGAAATGGATCCATTTACAGAAGAACAGAAGAGAGAAATTAAGAGGCAATTTTCTACTTGTTTG AAAAGAATTGATGAGAAATCTTCTACAGCCCTGTGGGAATATTGGTTGCGGCCG gcTCTTGATCCTGTTTCAGCATTGCTTATAATTGATGTTCAAAATGACTTTATAAGTGGCTCATTGGGACTAAAAGACTGTCCAGCAGGAGAAGATGGTGAAGAAGTTGTTCCAGTGATACAAGATCTGTTTTCGAAAGAACTGTTCagtgttgttgtttattcttTGGATTGGCATCCTCCAGACCACTGTTCCTTTCTAGATAATGTCTCCTTGTACCCACTTCATTGCTCAAGTCCAGTTACCGCCAACAAAGCAAAGTTGTTTGACACTGTGGTGTATGACAAAATCCCAGTCATTGATCAAGTTCTATGGCCACGGCACTGTGTCATGAACAGCTGGGGAGCTGAGCTGCATAAAGAACTCAGA CCACCTTCAGAATCTGATATCATCATCAGAAAGGGTAGTAATCCTTGCGTAGATTGCTATTCTGCATTTTGGGACAATGGCGATTGCACTCAGTCATCCTTGTTTGTTGACCTGTTGAAGCTAGGTGTGACAGATGTGTATTGTTGTGGTTTGGCCTTTGACGTTTGTGTTAAGCACACGGCATTGGATGCAGCCAGTCAGGGATTTAGGACCCATGTTATAGTTGACGCGTGCAGAGGTGTAACTCCTGAAGGCAttgcaaagacaaaagaagaCTTTGCAAAGAATGGAATAAAGTTATTGCAATCAAAAGAG GTAGCAGATGCCATCAGGGACAAACCGCAAAAATGA
- the LOC141878319 gene encoding PRA1 family protein 3-like — protein sequence MISDTLSKMAVALPPMRSLRDFLTDAQFSSSTFNNMDRMNNRIIKNLIYYQSNYILTVIVIFLLVGFLHPKDFLIGTISVAVTLTVFGVAQSHKPQLAKIKQQYPLLVPVAVLGSAVLVVHALASILVFLWGFVMPLAVVMMHPATRKRNVKNKFANTVEVFKEDVSPMNIIL from the exons ATGATAAGTGACACGTTGAGCAAAATGGCGGTAGCACTTCCACCAATGCGTTCTCTTAGAGACTTCCTTACAGATGCACAGTTTTCATCTTCAACATTCAATAATATGGACAGAATGAATAATAGGATAATAAAAAATCTTATCTATTACCAGAGTAACTACATCCTAACTGTCATcgttattttccttttggttGG gTTCTTACATCCAAAGGATTTCCTGATTGGTACCATCTCAGTTGCTGTAACCCTTACTGTGTTTGGTGTAGCGCAATCCCATAAGCCACAACTTGCAAAGATAAAGCAACAGTATCCCTTGTTGGTTCCTGTGGCTGTTTTAGGTTCTGCAGTGCTTGTTGTTCATGCTCTGGCATCtattcttgtttttctctgGGGATTCGTAATGCCCTTGGCAG TTGTGATGATGCATCCAGCAACTCGAAAgagaaatgtcaaaaacaagTTTGCCAACACTGTGGAGGTCTTCAAGGAAGATGTAAGCCCTATGAATATCATTTTGTGA
- the LOC141878315 gene encoding uncharacterized protein LOC141878315, producing the protein MMWRALRNALKSPSNSSRCLGQIPSSAERSDGTNPNSEANDNSSKQLAEDRRKLVLNTSRDGHVDNFHLGLNIQRLISVVLTKNEKAQAHRFSTRFARGKEKGASNAFSGEIRSWCNGVLALSSLLACRKFIMDKKSPLHVNVYKIPSQVLSRLLADKPYASLGVLPMVEGPHVGNAKPTDSLDEAIASFQSTFSECTAAAQNKLGIKFASLKQHQKAYLLFTQASERGHALAQFNLGLCYENGKGVERDLVRAAECYKSAAAQGQTGAMYNLALFYMEGVGNLPKDPQHSLKLLENAAESGLCKAQLYLGLYYADESSHHCDYSKAIPYLEVAAAKKEPSAEFNLGICYERGLGTERNMSKAASLYKSAALHGHTGAQYNLGVFYENGLGGFSINKAEAARFYRMAAEAGDEDAKHNLSLLRKQMETENHVRSSVEPQNLLFSLFKTMKQPSEMHVQKSLPRCSSSPGVLDAIPMENEPQCAHATSGTSKTSNPLLAF; encoded by the exons ATGATGTGGAGAGCTTTAAGAAATG CATTAAAGAGTCCTTCAAACTCCTCGCGTTGTCTTGGGCAGATTCCATCATCTGCCGAGAGGAGCGATGGGACTAACCCAAACTCAGAAGCAAACGACAACAGTTCAAAACAGCTCGCCGAAGATCGCCGAAAACTTGTCCTAAACACTAGTAGAGATGGCCACGTAGACAATTTCCACTTGGGCTTGAATATTCAGCGTCTCATATCAGTCGTGTTAACGAAGAATGAAAAAGCTCAGGCGCACAGATTTTCAACACGGTTTGCGCGAGGAAAGGAGAAAGGTGCTTCGAATGCATTTTCTGGTGAAATACGATCG TGGTGCAATGGTGTCCTCGCATTGTCCAGTCTGCTTGCTTGCCGCAAGTTTATCATGGACAAAAAGTCGCCTCTACATGTAAATGTGTACAAAATTCCATCTCAAGTGCTGTCAAGGTTATTGGCCGACAAACCATATGCTTCTTTGGGTGTTCTTCCCATGGTTGAGGGACCTCATGTTGGAAATGCAAAACCAACTGACTCTCTTGACGAGGCTATAGCATCATTCCAGTCAACTTTTAGTGAGTGCACAGCAGCTGCCCAAAACAAGCTAGGCATAAAGTTTGCATCACTAAAACAACACCAGAAAGCATATCTTCTTTTTACCCAAGCCAGTGAAAGAGGTCATGCTTTGGCACAGTTTAACCTTGGCTTATgctatgaaaatggaaaaggaGTTGAGAGAGACCTTGTAAGGGCAGCAGAGTGTTACAAAAGTGCTGCAGCGCAGGGGCAGACTGGTGCTATGTATAACCTGGCTTTATTTTACATGGAAGGGGTGGGTAATCTGCCAAAAGATCCACAGCATTCCTTGAAGCTTCTTGAAAATGCTGCAGAAAGTGGCCTGTGCAAGGCGCAGTTATACCTGGGGTTATATTATGCTGACGAGTCCTCACACCACTGCGATTACTCAAAGGCAATTCCCTACCTTGAAGTAGCTGCAGCTAAAAAGGAACCTTCAGCTGAATTCAATTTGGGGATTTGCTATGAGCGGGGTCTTGGCACGGAGAGGAACATGTCAAAAGCAGCCAGTTTGTACAAGTCTGCAGCATTGCATGGTCACACTGGAGCACAATACAACTTGGGCGTGTTCTATGAAAATGGTCTTGGGGGTTTCAGCATCAACAAAGCTGAGGCAGCTCGATTCTACAGAATGGCAGCCGAGGCAGGAGATGAAGATGCAAAGCATAATCTGTCTCTCTTGAGGAAACAAATGGAGACAGAAAATCATGTTAGAAGCTCAGTTGAGCCACaaaatctattgttttctctttttaagaCAATGAAGCAACCATCTGAAATGCATGTTCAGAAGAGCCTTCCTCGCTGTTCTTCTAGTCCAGGGGTCTTAGATGCCATACCCATGGAAAATGAACCACAATGCGCTCATGCGACTTCTGGGACAAGCAAAACATCAAATCCACTGTTGGCATTTTGA
- the LOC141879860 gene encoding adenosine receptor A1-like isoform X1 — protein sequence MRSVLKALDFSSDLTSSVATRIQLKPLKDLTSKPGCTTIMSFATLERVTWIVLYSCLSLLTIIGNSLSIAVFLNSSRLRRMRTSILLMNLAVADLLVGAVVVPMYMVYLWPLGALAKNPAFASAHEAVDLLTGFASLFSLSFIGLERMFSVFWPHRHRVIGKLPYAGAVIFCWLLSSLQVLLHLLKEHKIIEFEVFFYFIMSALSFVLVVMLAAYIAVWYKVRARQKELQARHRRYSRLSMEHEQKLVLTLAIVTSVFFVTWLPFHFLNIAVFYCVPCRKKMALNLILAIKLLQYSNSFMNLIIYGFRFPEFRRTLCRVCGRHLRINPNQEQSNMIGRQSSLKTNNQSPLEIGDISKDFLANACGASSVGRVITVRRSNSNRTSLEKNENNNVSVCAF from the coding sequence GTTGTACGACGATCATGTCTTTTGCGACCTTGGAGCGGGTCACGTGGATTGTCCTCTACAGTTGCCTTTCATTGCTCACTATCATTGGTAATTCACTTTCCATTGCCGTGTTCCTCAATAGTTCAAGGCTGAGACGCATGCGCACCAGCATACTTCTCATGAACTTGGCAGTAGCTGACCTGCTCGTGGGCGCGGTTGTTGTTCCAATGTACATGGTATACTTGTGGCCTCTAGGTGCATTGGCTAAGAACCCAGCATTTGCTTCCGCTCACGAAGCTGTTGATCTCCTAACTGGTTTTGCCTCTCTGTTCAGCCTTTCATTTATTGGCCTCGAACGAATGTTTTCAGTATTTTGGCCTCACCGACATCGTGTCATCGGAAAACTACCTTACGCTGGGGCGGTCATTTTCTGCTGGCTTCTCTCTTCACTACAGGTCTTACTGCATCTTTTAAAAGAACACAAAATCATCGAATTCGAGGTCTTTTTCTACTTCATCATGAGTGCACTTTCCTTTGTCCTCGTTGTGATGCTTGCAGCATACATTGCTGTCTGGTACAAAGTGCGGGCTCGTCAAAAAGAGCTGCAAGCTCGGCACCGAAGGTACAGTCGTCTGTCGATGGAACACGAACAGAAACTCGTCCTTACTCTCGCGATTGTGACCAGCGTGTTTTTCGTCACGTGGCTTCCTTTTCACTTCCTCAACATCGCAGTCTTTTATTGTGTTCCATGTCGAAAAAAAATGGCGCTGAATTTGATACTCGCCATCAAACTCCTCCAATACAGCAATTCCTTCATGAATCTGATCATATACGGCTTCCGATTTCCGGAGTTTCGGCGGACTCTGTGCCGGGTCTGTGGCAGACATTTGCGCATCAACCCAAATCAAGAGCAATCAAATATGATTGGACGCCAGAGTtcactgaaaacaaacaatcaaagtCCATTAGAAATAGGAGACATCAGCAAGGATTTCCTGGCGAATGCCTGTGGCGCTTCCAGCGTAGGTCGTGTGATTACAGTGAGGAGGTCAAATTCAAATAGGACATCATTAGAGAAGAACGAGAACAACAACGTCTCTGTATGCGCGTTTTGA